In a genomic window of Brettanomyces nanus chromosome 1, complete sequence:
- a CDS encoding uncharacterized protein (EggNog:ENOG41), which yields MAESPIEETDKKPSLIKLHTAVFDDPGVSNGDVDWLFRGREVKKLKKKVKTVNTDAQSQLEKAQKRAKSRKSSLELSSSSRKTSPILTTKSTTKPVSPLSPNLPLPSKNSPLQPLKPSLKAPSSATGISVVSSSPPVLKPTSMAPSKSEFTHLRANSGSKSVQMRTSTSEGSSGSRRKSFFSSISSKLKGKTTSSEDAVDDTAFPDTSINPATAPVTDTQAQTPVSPPVSTPEPAGSSRSSQDSKGFLGIRKRRATISSITSSTSNEKKQPTVSEGCDPSNDGIDEPGHHHHHHHHHHHVHHHHHHDQDVETTTLSGSTSSETLDPIEATKRELEAVSFRRVIFALDKIPKEPQQQIPSRRPQKGNVVMPEDLTALPSKLSIGIADSAEVKRTGKVDPKELKEAKERQKYLSIEAKKHAEEAHSNALGLAKEVSRYKKWKKGEIPASANATSSTTYQDEVGARFVTGKLDIDTPLHQHVDYFDDAEDHEMKNKGEDECEDEDRELSLEELYSRCCHLREILPIPVTLKQLKGKTRPLHVLKMLNPRPTLIDVLSFSDFLALAPVVTVIFDNVTLTTEMLKTVLVSLSRSSTLEKLSLRNMPIDPEGWKWLCKFLIENKDISKLDISQQKIRADTPENCSRSHMDWDVFCNCIQIRGGIEELVINGCHLSTAHFRKLVEDGLSIGTRRLGVAATGLDVEKSTILSRWVSAPSTTCVGVDIAFNDLNDGQLIPFNDAFKHKFETVKLVFFSLNKTNITVEEAEETIKNLSSLKCLRFLDLGNDPQLFPGIIPTLQEYLPKFPELRRIHFEFDDLSEMSIVQLAIIFRDCPKLVHVSLLGNDLFSPKSSVALYGAVKSSGIYNLDLDYNLIGDELASKMAFYLMRNMEKFLNNNPELEQSPSNDEDLIFDGQMLARAAEDMLESKHKQSAEETAVIWKSLADRTIRLRQEIHHTIDTLFERREHGTLSIEGKENLLRLCLLDDSLENILGIFHEETNKVLKTSNTSEDVLSGTSERPGMMRRISNQAPLHEASTDIISTGPIVSPSQVVDDTSGKPTEEESAPHQVVEDTNLNTVDNWTGKPVLMRSASQTSIHGKQLEEEEGEFHKWGFFVQHQSTGDVNKKSDGSSEDSGSKLESSDTLELQKARLKRVNIPSGTALREAVMKAKGLKSISDLINKVSKSESPGTTPLVKLSSGGEDEGEGEGADGGGTGVKNTKNLGGPQGTAASMTTTKETSGSASTETDAAPSTKGTGFLSMFVPSEKDDSIDELVVKGHAELVYERLLDNAVKERGTRKK from the coding sequence ATGGCCGAGTCACCAATTGAAGAGACAGACAAGAAACCGTCTCTCATCAAGCTCCACACTGCGGTATTCGATGATCCAGGTGTATCCAATGGCGATGTCGATTGGTTGTTTAGGGGTAGAGAAGTGAAAAAGctcaaaaaaaaggtgAAAACCGTTAACACCGATGCACAATCGCAGCTTGAAAAGGCTCAAAAGAGAGCCAAGTCTCGCAAGTCCTCTCTAGAGTTATCCAgttcttccagaaagaCTTCTCCGATACTCACTACAAAATCTACTACCAAGCCCGTTAGTCCGCTTAGTCCCAATCTTCCCTTACCTTCTAAAAATTCACCCTTACAGCCTCTCAAACCCTCACTGAAGGCTCCGTCATCGGCGACAGGCATTTCAGTTGTCTCCTCGTCTCCACCTGTTCTCAAACCCACTTCGATGGCCCCTTCGAAGTCTGAGTTCACCCATCTAAGGGCAAATTCCGGCTCTAAAAGTGTCCAGATGCGCACATCGACATCCGAAGGTAGCTCGGGTTCCAGAAGAAAGtcgttcttttcttccatttcatcGAAGCTCAAGGGTAAAACAACCAGCTCCGAAGATGCCGTTGACGATACTGCATTTCCTGACACGAGTATCAATCCTGCTACTGCACCGGTCACGGATACCCAGGCTCAGACTCCAGTATCGCCTCCTGTCTCAACCCCCGAACCTGCAGGATCTTCTCGTTCTTCACAAGATTCCAAGGGTTTCTTAGgaataagaaagagaagagctACAATATCATCCATTACGTCATCAACCTccaatgaaaagaaacagcCGACTGTTAGCGAAGGTTGCGATCCTTCCAACGACGGTATTGATGAGCCCggacatcatcatcaccatcatcatcatcaccaccatgtacatcatcatcatcatcatgatcAGGATGTTGAAACAACTACTCTTTCAGGATCGACCTCTTCAGAGACGCTTGATCCTATAGAGGCAACCAAGCGTGAACTTGAAGCAGTTTCTTTCAGAAGAGTTATATTCGCTTTAGATAAAATCCCTAAAGAACCTCAACAGCAGATTCCTTCTAGGCGGCCCCAAAAAGGTAATGTGGTTATGCCAGAAGACTTGACTGCACTTCCTTCAAAGCTGTCCATCGGCATAGCTGATAGCGCAGAGGTcaaaagaacaggaaaAGTTGATCCGAAGGAGCTGAAAGAAGCCAAGGAAAGGCAAAAGTACCTCAGCATCgaagcaaagaaacacGCTGAAGAAGCGCATTCTAACGCTCTTGGCTTGGCTAAGGAGGTGTCCCGTTACAAAAAGTGGAAGAAGGGCGAGATACCAGCATCTGCCAATGCTACAAGTTCCACCACATATCAGGACGAAGTTGGCGCAAGGTTTGTCACAGGTAAATTGGATATAGACACTCCATTGCATCAGCATGTTGACTACTTTGACGATGCAGAAGATCatgagatgaagaacaagGGGGAAGATGAAtgtgaagatgaagatcgGGAACTTTCCTTAGAAGAGTTATACTCACGTTGCTGTCATCTTCGGGAAATTCTTCCAATCCCAGTTACTTTGAAGCAATTGAAGGGAAAGACCAGACCTTTGCATGTCTTGAAGATGCTCAATCCAAGGCCGACCCTTATTGATGTGCTATCATTCTCTGATTTCCTTGCCCTTGCACCAGTTGTTACAGTTATATTTGACAACGTGACGCTAACCACGGAGATGCTTAAAACTGTTCTTGTGAGTTTATCCCGTTCTAGTACATTGGAAAAGCTTTCTCTTAGAAACATGCCGATTGATCCCGAGGGCTGGAAATGGCTCTGTAAATTCCTCATCGAAAATAAGGACATATCTAAGCTTGACATTTCCCAGCAGAAGATCAGAGCAGATACTCCAGAGAATTGCAGTCGTTCGCATATGGATTGGGACGTTTTTTGCAATTGCATTCAGATCCGAGGCGGTATCGAGGAATTGGTCATTAATGGATGCCATTTAAGCACAGCACACTTTAGAAAGCTAGTTGAAGATGGTCTTTCCATCGGTACGAGGCGACTTGGCGTCGCTGCCACTGGATTGGACGTTGAAAAATCCACAATTCTATCCCGATGGGTTAGTGCTCCTTCTACTACTTGTGTTGGCGTTGATATTGCATTCAACGATTTGAACGACGGCCAATTGATTCCATTTAATGATGCTTTCAAGCACAAGTTTGAGACAGTCAAACTAGTATTTTTTTCGTTGAATAAGACAAATATCACTGTTGAGGAGGCGGAAGAAACCATCAAGAACCTTTCGTCCCTCAAATGCTTGCgattcttggatttggGTAATGATCCGCAACTTTTCCCTGGAATCATTCCCACGCTACAAGAATACTTACCTAAATTTCCGGAATTAAGGCGCATTCATTTTGAGTTTGACGATCTCTCTGAGATGTCTATAGTGCAATTGGCCATTATTTTCCGTGATTGCCCCAAGTTAGTTCACGTCTCGTTATTGGGCAACGATTTATTCTCGCCAAAATCGTCAGTGGCTCTATACGGCGCAGTGAAATCCTCAGGTATCTACAATTTGGATCTGGACTACAACCTTATAGGAGATGAACTTGCTTCCAAGATGGCATTCTATTTGATGAGGAACATGGAGAAGTTCTTGAACAACAATCCTGAGCTCGAACAATCACCTTCtaatgatgaagatttaATATTTGACGGGCAGATGTTGGCACGTGCCGCTGAGGATATGCTAGAGAGTAAACATAAGCAGAGCGCAGAGGAAACGGCCGTGATTTGGAAGTCTTTGGCGGACAGAACGATCCGATTGAGACAAGAAATTCATCATACCATTGACACATTGTTTGAGCGAAGAGAGCATGGCACCTTATCGATTGAAGGTAAAGAAAACTTACTTCGTCTTTGTCTTTTGGATGACTCTCTAGAGAATattcttggaatcttccACGAGGAAACGAATAAAGTTCTGAAAacttcaaatacttcaGAAGACGTGTTATCAGGTACTTCAGAACGTCCTGGTATGATGAGACGGATATCTAATCAAGCACCACTGCATGAGGCATCGACAGACATTATTTCAACTGGTCCTATAGTGTCGCCCTCTCAAGTCGTTGATGACACGTCTGGGAAACCAacagaggaagaatctGCGCCTCATCAGGTTGTGGAGGATACTAATCTGAACACTGTTGATAACTGGACCGGAAAGCCCGTGCTGATGAGAAGCGCTTCGCAGACATCCATACATGGCAAGCagttggaggaggaagaaggagagttCCATAAGTGGGGATTTTTTGTGCAGCATCAGAGTACTGGAGATGTCAATAAGAAGAGCGATGGTTCCAGTGAAGATAGTGGAAGTAAGCTGGAAAGCTCAGATACACTTGAGTTGCAGAAGGCCAGGTTGAAGCGGGTTAACATTCCTTCGGGTACTGCCTTGAGGGAGGCGGTCATGAAGGCCAAGGGATTAAAGAGCATATCTGATTTGATCAATAAAGTTAGCAAGAGCGAATCG
- the RPL5 gene encoding 60S ribosomal protein L5 (BUSCO:EOG09343ECD), whose translation MAFIPHRSVYLSRYQTPFRRRRQGKTDYYARKRLITQHKAKYNTPKYRLVVRFTNKDIICQIVSSTLKGDMVFCAAYSHELPRYGIKHGLTNWPAAYATGLLVARRALQKLGLDETYAGVEVPEGEFGLTEAVEDGPRPFKVFLDVGLQRTTTGAKVFGAMKGASDGGLYIPHSPSRFPGWDIEVDELDDELLRSYIFGNYISEYMDDLIDDDEERYQLLFKSYVKDGIDSESIEEIYTAAHEAIRADPTFKATEKKFTKEQYAENSKKYRQKKLTNEERKANVAAKIASFKTQTSA comes from the coding sequence ATGGCTTTCATTCCACACAGAAGCGTCTACTTATCTAGATATCAGACTCCatttagaagaagaagacaaggTAAGACCGATTACTATgccagaaagagattgatcaCTCAACACAAGGCTAAGTACAACACTCCAAAGTACAGACTTGTGGTCAGATTCACCAATAAGGACATTATCTGTCAGATTGTTTCCTCCACTCTTAAGGGAGATATGGTTTTCTGTGCTGCTTACTCTCACGAATTGCCAAGATACGGAATTAAGCACGGTTTGACTAACTGGCCTGCTGCTTACGCTACTGGTCTATTGGTTGCCAGAAGAGCTTTGCAAAAGCTTGGCTTAGATGAGACTTATGCCGGTGTTGAAGTGCctgaaggagaatttggTTTGACTGAGGCTGTTGAAGACGGTCCAAGACCATTCAAGGTGTTCCTCGATGTTGGTTTGCAAAGAACCACTACTGGTGCCAAGGTGTTTGGTGCTATGAAAGGTGCATCTGACGGTGGCCTTTATATTCCTCACTCCCCATCAAGATTCCCAGGTTGGGATATTGAGGTTGATGAGTTGGATGACGAGTTGTTGAGATCATACATCTTTGGTAACTACATTTCTGAGTACATGGatgatttgattgatgatgatgaggagagATACCAGTTGTTGTTCAAGTCCTACGTTAAGGACGGTATCGATTCCGAGTCTATTGAGGAGATTTATACTGCTGCTCACGAAGCCATCAGAGCGGACCCAACCTTCAAGGCAactgagaagaagttcaCCAAGGAGCAATATGCTGAAAACTCTAAAAAGTACagacagaagaagttgaccAACGAGGAGAGAAAGGCCAATGTTGCTGCCAAGATCGCTTCTTTCAAGACTCAGACCTCTGCTTAA